The Henckelia pumila isolate YLH828 chromosome 2, ASM3356847v2, whole genome shotgun sequence genome includes a window with the following:
- the LOC140885249 gene encoding E3 ubiquitin-protein ligase RHA2A-like: protein MGLHNYQLSGSDSILIVATVVIANCLRYVHSVVSTTLRTVGLLSPRLDPAHDQYHQVVGSGLANLILLCNQLSKNRESSYPNGLDSDCVVCLNPLQVEGEDLRELACGHVFHKDCFAGWLDQLNFNCPVCREPLAQPPDEYRLLLERQVAGDLLSWFPFQ, encoded by the coding sequence ATGGGTTTACACAACTACCAACTCTCCGGCTCCGACTCAATCCTGATCGTCGCCACCGTCGTCATCGCCAATTGCTTACGTTACGTGCACTCCGTCGTCTCCACCACGCTGCGCACCGTCGGCCTGCTCTCTCCCCGCTTGGACCCGGCTCATGATCAGTACCACCAAGTCGTAGGGTCCGGTCTGGCCAACTTAATCCTCCTCTGCAACCAACTGAGCAAGAACCGAGAATCCTCGTACCCAAACGGACTCGATTCGGATTGCGTGGTATGCCTGAATCCACTGCAGGTTGAAGGAGAAGACTTGCGGGAGTTGGCATGCGGCCATGTTTTCCACAAGGATTGCTTCGCAGGCTGGCTCGATCAGCTCAATTTCAACTGCCCCGTCTGCCGTGAGCCGTTGGCGCAGCCGCCGGATGAATATCGCTTGCTTTTGGAGAGGCAAGTGGCTGGTGATCTCCTTTCATGGTTCCCTTTTCAATGA
- the LOC140880068 gene encoding nuclear poly(A) polymerase 1-like isoform X2, with product MPAGAHIGLSGPISTGGPTEFDVIKTRQLEKFLADAGLYESHEEAIKREEVLGRLDQIVKTWVKNISRAKGFNEQMVHEANAKIFTFGSYRLGVHSPGADIDTLCVGPKHATRNEDFFGELYRMLSEMPDVQELHPVPDAHVPVMKFKFNGVSIDLLYANVSLWVIPEDLDVSQDSILQNVDDQTVRSLNGCRVTDQILRLVPNIQNFRTALRSMRLWAKRRGVYSNVTGFLGGINWALLVARICQLYPNALASMLVSRFFRVYNLWRWPNPVMLCPIEEGSLGLSFWDPRRNYKDRLHLMPIITPAYPCMNSSYNVSMSTLRVMMEEFRIGNEKCETIEANKSRWDALFEPFAFFEAYKNYLQIDIASETDEDLRNWKGWVESRIRLLTLKIERDTNGVLQCHPHPGEFSDKSKPFHHSYFMGLRRKQDANPQEGKQFDIRMTVEDFKRDVYAYSFWKPTMWIHVCHVKRKDIPNFVFPGGIRPYPVKSANENRSSPTSLASNISQADTAMSRKKRRRDEVAKGVSSSMPICSSDATLLDEAMSRKQFKPDIDDTLNNSKHSEDISDNNHEITGFGASMSSVVPSVSFVASSDSSAREKPVNSHTSVQIVCQEGSMKIINEIVEGMELKSEVQHHDKAEETTTLEFITEKQDVGAVAAGKENISCSKNQQNGDSEELEPLELTATPTTESPSASMPLQKPLIRFSFTSLAKASN from the exons ATGCCTGCTGGAGCTCATATTGGATTATCTGGGCCAATTTCAACTGGTGGCCCCACTGAATTCGATGTTATTAAAACCAGACAGTTGGAAAAG TTTCTTGCAGATGCAGGCTTGTATGAAAGTCATGAAGAAGCTATTAAAAGAGAGGAAGTTTTAGGAAGACTGGACCAG ATTGTGAAGACTTGGGTGAAGAATATTAGTCGTGCTAAAGGTTTTAATGAGCAGATGGTCCATGAAGCAAATGCAAAAATTTTCACGTTTGGTTCTTATAGACTTGGT GTGCACAGCCCTGGTGCAGATATTGATACATTGTGTGTTGGACCAAAACACGCTACTCGAAAT GAAGACTTTTTTGGTGAACTTTACAGAATGTTGTCAGAGATGCCGGACGTACAAGAGCTGCATCCTGTACCAGATGCTCACGTGCCAGTCATGAAATTCAAGTTCAACGGTGTTTCTATCGATCTGCTTTATGCAAATGTGTCTCTCTGGGTCATTCCCGAA GACTTGGATGTTTCACAAGATTCTATACTACAAAATGTAGATGATCAGACTGTTCGTAGTCTCAATGGATGCAGAGTGACTGATCAAATATTACGTTTGGTCCCAAATATTCAG AATTTCCGTACTGCTTTGCGAAGTATGAGGCTGTGGGCAAAACGCCGTGGAGTTTATTCAAAT GTAACTGGTTTCCTTGGTGGCATTAACTGGGCATTGCTTGTTGCCAGAATTTGCCAGCTATACCCAAATGCACTGGCCAGCATGCTGGTCTCTCGGTTTTTTCGGGTCTATAATTTGTGGCGCTGGCCTAATCCTGTTATGTTGTGTCCAATTGAAGAAGGATCTTTGGGGCTTTCTTTTTGGGATCCTAGAAGAAATTACAAAGACAGATTACACCTGATGCCCATAATTACGCCTGCGTATCCCTGTATGAACTCTAGCTACAATGTGTCAATGAGCACATTGCGTGTCATGATGGAAGAATTTCGAATAGGAAATGAAAAGTGCGAG ACAATTGAAGCAAACAAGTCTAGGTGGGATGCTCTTTTTGAACCTTTCGCTTTCTTTGAAGCATACAAGAATTATCTACAGATAGATATAGCATCAGAGACTGACGAGGATTTGAGGAATTGGAAAGGTTGGGTTGAATCCCGAATACGCTTGCTTACTTTGAAG ATCGAAAGGGACACAAATGGGGTACTTCAGTGCCATCCACATCCTGGTGAATTTTCAGACAAATCTAAGCCATTTCATCATagttattttatgggcttgcgAAGGAAACAAGACGCTAATCCTCAGGAAGGCAAACAATTTGATATAAGGATGACGGTTGAGGATTTTAAGAGGGATGTTTATGCATACTCATTCTGGAAGCCGACAATGTGGATTCATGTTTGTCATGTCAAACGAAAAGACATACCCAACTTCGTCTTCCCTGGTGGAATCCGTCCATATCCTGTTAAAAGTGCTAATGAGAATCGCTCATCCCCAACATCACTTGCGTCAAACATATCTCAAGCCGATACTGCAATGAGCCGGAAGAAGAGAAGACGAGATGAAGTTGCTAAAGGAGTTTCCTCAAGCATGCCCATATGTAGTAGTGATGCAACTTTGTTGGATGAAGCTATGTCAAGAAAACAATTCAAACCTGATATTGATGACACTCTAAATAACTCGAAACATTCTGAGGATATATCTGACAACAACCATGAGATTACAGGATTTGGTGCGAGTATGTCTTCTGTTGTGCCATCAGTTTCTTTTGTTGCTTCAtcagattcatcagcaagagaGAAGCCTGTTAACTCACACACTTCTGTACaaattgtttgtcaagaaggaTCTATGAAAATCATCAATGAGATTGTAGAAGGTATGGAATTGAAGAGTGAAGTTCAACATCATGACAAGGCAGAAGAAACTACTACATTGGAGTTCATCACAGAAAAGCAGGATGTAGGAGCAGTGGCAGCTGGGAAAGAAAACATTTCTTGCTCCAAGAATCAACAAAATGGGGACTCGGAAGAGCTGGAG CCTCTTGAGCTGACAGCAACTCCTACCACAGAGTCGCCTTCTGCTAGCATGCCACTGCAGAAGCCTCTTATCAG GTTCAGTTTCACTTCTTTAGCAAAGGCTAGTAACTAA
- the LOC140880068 gene encoding nuclear poly(A) polymerase 1-like isoform X1: MGSPGSNNMPAGAHIGLSGPISTGGPTEFDVIKTRQLEKFLADAGLYESHEEAIKREEVLGRLDQIVKTWVKNISRAKGFNEQMVHEANAKIFTFGSYRLGVHSPGADIDTLCVGPKHATRNEDFFGELYRMLSEMPDVQELHPVPDAHVPVMKFKFNGVSIDLLYANVSLWVIPEDLDVSQDSILQNVDDQTVRSLNGCRVTDQILRLVPNIQNFRTALRSMRLWAKRRGVYSNVTGFLGGINWALLVARICQLYPNALASMLVSRFFRVYNLWRWPNPVMLCPIEEGSLGLSFWDPRRNYKDRLHLMPIITPAYPCMNSSYNVSMSTLRVMMEEFRIGNEKCETIEANKSRWDALFEPFAFFEAYKNYLQIDIASETDEDLRNWKGWVESRIRLLTLKIERDTNGVLQCHPHPGEFSDKSKPFHHSYFMGLRRKQDANPQEGKQFDIRMTVEDFKRDVYAYSFWKPTMWIHVCHVKRKDIPNFVFPGGIRPYPVKSANENRSSPTSLASNISQADTAMSRKKRRRDEVAKGVSSSMPICSSDATLLDEAMSRKQFKPDIDDTLNNSKHSEDISDNNHEITGFGASMSSVVPSVSFVASSDSSAREKPVNSHTSVQIVCQEGSMKIINEIVEGMELKSEVQHHDKAEETTTLEFITEKQDVGAVAAGKENISCSKNQQNGDSEELEPLELTATPTTESPSASMPLQKPLIRFSFTSLAKASN; this comes from the exons ATGGGTAGCCCAGGTTCGAATAATATGCCTGCTGGAGCTCATATTGGATTATCTGGGCCAATTTCAACTGGTGGCCCCACTGAATTCGATGTTATTAAAACCAGACAGTTGGAAAAG TTTCTTGCAGATGCAGGCTTGTATGAAAGTCATGAAGAAGCTATTAAAAGAGAGGAAGTTTTAGGAAGACTGGACCAG ATTGTGAAGACTTGGGTGAAGAATATTAGTCGTGCTAAAGGTTTTAATGAGCAGATGGTCCATGAAGCAAATGCAAAAATTTTCACGTTTGGTTCTTATAGACTTGGT GTGCACAGCCCTGGTGCAGATATTGATACATTGTGTGTTGGACCAAAACACGCTACTCGAAAT GAAGACTTTTTTGGTGAACTTTACAGAATGTTGTCAGAGATGCCGGACGTACAAGAGCTGCATCCTGTACCAGATGCTCACGTGCCAGTCATGAAATTCAAGTTCAACGGTGTTTCTATCGATCTGCTTTATGCAAATGTGTCTCTCTGGGTCATTCCCGAA GACTTGGATGTTTCACAAGATTCTATACTACAAAATGTAGATGATCAGACTGTTCGTAGTCTCAATGGATGCAGAGTGACTGATCAAATATTACGTTTGGTCCCAAATATTCAG AATTTCCGTACTGCTTTGCGAAGTATGAGGCTGTGGGCAAAACGCCGTGGAGTTTATTCAAAT GTAACTGGTTTCCTTGGTGGCATTAACTGGGCATTGCTTGTTGCCAGAATTTGCCAGCTATACCCAAATGCACTGGCCAGCATGCTGGTCTCTCGGTTTTTTCGGGTCTATAATTTGTGGCGCTGGCCTAATCCTGTTATGTTGTGTCCAATTGAAGAAGGATCTTTGGGGCTTTCTTTTTGGGATCCTAGAAGAAATTACAAAGACAGATTACACCTGATGCCCATAATTACGCCTGCGTATCCCTGTATGAACTCTAGCTACAATGTGTCAATGAGCACATTGCGTGTCATGATGGAAGAATTTCGAATAGGAAATGAAAAGTGCGAG ACAATTGAAGCAAACAAGTCTAGGTGGGATGCTCTTTTTGAACCTTTCGCTTTCTTTGAAGCATACAAGAATTATCTACAGATAGATATAGCATCAGAGACTGACGAGGATTTGAGGAATTGGAAAGGTTGGGTTGAATCCCGAATACGCTTGCTTACTTTGAAG ATCGAAAGGGACACAAATGGGGTACTTCAGTGCCATCCACATCCTGGTGAATTTTCAGACAAATCTAAGCCATTTCATCATagttattttatgggcttgcgAAGGAAACAAGACGCTAATCCTCAGGAAGGCAAACAATTTGATATAAGGATGACGGTTGAGGATTTTAAGAGGGATGTTTATGCATACTCATTCTGGAAGCCGACAATGTGGATTCATGTTTGTCATGTCAAACGAAAAGACATACCCAACTTCGTCTTCCCTGGTGGAATCCGTCCATATCCTGTTAAAAGTGCTAATGAGAATCGCTCATCCCCAACATCACTTGCGTCAAACATATCTCAAGCCGATACTGCAATGAGCCGGAAGAAGAGAAGACGAGATGAAGTTGCTAAAGGAGTTTCCTCAAGCATGCCCATATGTAGTAGTGATGCAACTTTGTTGGATGAAGCTATGTCAAGAAAACAATTCAAACCTGATATTGATGACACTCTAAATAACTCGAAACATTCTGAGGATATATCTGACAACAACCATGAGATTACAGGATTTGGTGCGAGTATGTCTTCTGTTGTGCCATCAGTTTCTTTTGTTGCTTCAtcagattcatcagcaagagaGAAGCCTGTTAACTCACACACTTCTGTACaaattgtttgtcaagaaggaTCTATGAAAATCATCAATGAGATTGTAGAAGGTATGGAATTGAAGAGTGAAGTTCAACATCATGACAAGGCAGAAGAAACTACTACATTGGAGTTCATCACAGAAAAGCAGGATGTAGGAGCAGTGGCAGCTGGGAAAGAAAACATTTCTTGCTCCAAGAATCAACAAAATGGGGACTCGGAAGAGCTGGAG CCTCTTGAGCTGACAGCAACTCCTACCACAGAGTCGCCTTCTGCTAGCATGCCACTGCAGAAGCCTCTTATCAG GTTCAGTTTCACTTCTTTAGCAAAGGCTAGTAACTAA
- the LOC140879412 gene encoding uncharacterized protein isoform X2, giving the protein METHVQIFLNKLSYASITVATLTILFLYLQTPETCVDRSDPNPKPHTRFPTSTCDFNPRYYASLDKRNRRIWSTKSWTTAVTSYAAFFQTLHISNHSRALIVSAGPGHAVVAMKELGVADVTGVELVDSPPLVSRADPHNLPFFDGVFDVGFGVYLDRALFPGRYVGEIERTVRRDGLCVVAVEECGPGEVEMVLRLFKKSRFVRAKNVTLAGEFRTGIILKA; this is encoded by the exons ATGGAAACCCACGTCCAAATCTTCTTGAACAAGCTCTCCTATGCCTCCATAACTGTAGCCACATTAACCATTCTCTTCCTCTATCTGCAAACCCCCGAAACCTGCGTGGACCGCTCCGACCCGAACCCGAAGCCCCACACCCGCTTTCCCACATCCACCTGTGATTTCAATCCCCGCTACTACGCCTCTCTCGACAAGCGGAACCGTCGCATCTGGTCCACTAAATCATGGACCACCGCGGTAACATCTTACGCCGCCTTCTTCCAGACCCTCCACATTTCTAACCATTCCCGAGCCCTGATCGTGTCCGCGGGGCCAGGTCATGCCGTTGTCGCGATGAAGGAATTGGGCGTGGCTGATGTGACTGGGGTGGAGCTGGTGGATTCTCCGCCTTTGGTCAGCCGAGCGGATCCCCACAATTTGCCCTTTTTTGATGGGGTTTTTGATGTTGGTTTCGGTGTGTATTTGGATCGGGCCCTCTTTCCCGGCCGGTACGTTGGGGAGATTGAGAGGACGGTGAGGAGAGATGGGCTTTGTGTTGTGGCAGTGGAGGAATGTGGACCTGGGGAAGTGGAGATGGTTCTGAGATTGTTCAAGAAATCACGGTTTGTTAGGGCCAAGAATGTAACTTTAGCTGGGGAGTTTAGGACAGGAATCATCTTGAAA GCGTAA
- the LOC140879412 gene encoding uncharacterized protein isoform X1, translated as METHVQIFLNKLSYASITVATLTILFLYLQTPETCVDRSDPNPKPHTRFPTSTCDFNPRYYASLDKRNRRIWSTKSWTTAVTSYAAFFQTLHISNHSRALIVSAGPGHAVVAMKELGVADVTGVELVDSPPLVSRADPHNLPFFDGVFDVGFGVYLDRALFPGRYVGEIERTVRRDGLCVVAVEECGPGEVEMVLRLFKKSRFVRAKNVTLAGEFRTGIILKVESSS; from the coding sequence ATGGAAACCCACGTCCAAATCTTCTTGAACAAGCTCTCCTATGCCTCCATAACTGTAGCCACATTAACCATTCTCTTCCTCTATCTGCAAACCCCCGAAACCTGCGTGGACCGCTCCGACCCGAACCCGAAGCCCCACACCCGCTTTCCCACATCCACCTGTGATTTCAATCCCCGCTACTACGCCTCTCTCGACAAGCGGAACCGTCGCATCTGGTCCACTAAATCATGGACCACCGCGGTAACATCTTACGCCGCCTTCTTCCAGACCCTCCACATTTCTAACCATTCCCGAGCCCTGATCGTGTCCGCGGGGCCAGGTCATGCCGTTGTCGCGATGAAGGAATTGGGCGTGGCTGATGTGACTGGGGTGGAGCTGGTGGATTCTCCGCCTTTGGTCAGCCGAGCGGATCCCCACAATTTGCCCTTTTTTGATGGGGTTTTTGATGTTGGTTTCGGTGTGTATTTGGATCGGGCCCTCTTTCCCGGCCGGTACGTTGGGGAGATTGAGAGGACGGTGAGGAGAGATGGGCTTTGTGTTGTGGCAGTGGAGGAATGTGGACCTGGGGAAGTGGAGATGGTTCTGAGATTGTTCAAGAAATCACGGTTTGTTAGGGCCAAGAATGTAACTTTAGCTGGGGAGTTTAGGACAGGAATCATCTTGAAAGTTGAGAGCTCAAGCTGA
- the LOC140879411 gene encoding fructose-bisphosphate aldolase 3, chloroplastic-like, whose product MACSTVVKFNAASSSWIAGQHSINQRSGSVARFPGRRVSVVRAGSYTDELIKTAKSIASPGRGILAIDESNATCGKRLASIGLDNTETNRQAYRQLLLTTPGLGDYISGAILFEETLYQSTTDGKIFVDCLRDENIVPGIKVDKGLVPLPGSNNESWCQGLDGLASRSAEYYKQGARFAKWRTVVSIPCGPSALAVKEAAWGLARYAAISQDNGLVPIVEPEILLDGDHPIERTLEVAENVWAEVFYYLAENNVVFEGILLKPSMVTPGADHKEKASAETIAKYTLTMLKRRVPPAVPGIMFLSGGQSEVEATLNLNAMNQSPNPWHVSFSYARALQNSVLKTWQGRPENIESAQKSLLVRAKANSLAQLGKYSAQGESEEAKKGMFVKGYTY is encoded by the exons ATGGCTTGCTCCACTGTCGTGAAATTCAACGCCGCCTCCTCATCGTGGATCGCCGGTCAACATTCAATCAATCAACGGTCAGGATCGGTTGCTCGTTTCCCCGGTCGCCGTGTCTCCGTCGTCCGAGCCGGATCTTATACCGATGAACTCATCAAAACCGCT AAATCAATTGCTTCTCCAGGTCGGGGGATACTTGCAattgatgaatcaaatgctactTGCGGAAAGCGCTTGGCTTCCATTGGACTTGACAACACAGAAACCAACCGACAGGCATATAGGCAACTTCTACTGACCACTCCTGGCCTTGGTGATTATATTTCTGGCGCTATTCTCTTTGAGGAGACACTTTACCAGTCAACAACAGATGGAAAAATATTTGTCGATTGTTTGCGTGATGAGAATATTGTACCTGGTATCAAAGTTGATAAG GGGTTGGTTCCTCTACCAGGATCAAACAACGAGTCGTGGTGCCAGGGTTTAGACGGATTGGCATCTCGCTCTGCTGAATACTATAAGCAAGGGGCTCGTTTTGCAAAATG GAGAACGGTTGTGAGCATCCCATGTGGTCCCTCTGCTTTGGCTGTTAAAGAAGCAGCTTGGGGTCTAGCTCGCTATGCTGCCATTTCTCAG GATAACGGTCTTGTGCCGATTGTGGAACCTGAGATTCTTCTTGATGGCGACCACCCAATCGAGAGAACTCTTGAAGTGGCAGAGAATGTCTGGGCTGAGGTCTTCTACTACTTGGCAGAGAATAACGTCGTCTTTGAAGGGATTTTACTTAAACCTAGCATGGTAACTCCCGGTGCTGACCACAAGGAGAAGGCTTCTGCAGAAACCATTGCCAAATATACACTCACCATGCTAAAAAGAAGAGTGCCTCCTGCTGTTCCAGGAATCATG TTCTTGTCAGGAGGACAATCTGAAGTAGAAGCGACATTGAACCTCAACGCGATGAACCAAAGTCCCAACCCATGGCATGTTTCGTTCTCCTATGCTCGAGCATTGCAGAACAGTGTCCTAAAGACATGGCAAGGACGCCCAGAGAATATAGAGTCTGCGCAGAAATCACTTCTGGTGCGCGCAAAGGCAAACTCCTTGGCCCAGCTAGGAAAATACTCAGCACAGGGTGAGAGTGAGGAGGCTAAGAAGGGAATGTTCGTCAAAGGTTACACGTACTAA
- the LOC140881687 gene encoding CDP-diacylglycerol--serine O-phosphatidyltransferase 1-like, with amino-acid sequence MEVNGHQKAKRKDFVPHQNGDVNSSSIDHEFDPWTSWAYKPHTITFLLIGACFLVCASGVLDPEGSAENDIVTSVKRGVWAMIAMFLAYCLLQAPSTALTRPHPAIWRLVHGMSVIYLTALTFLLFQRRDDARHFMKYLHPDLGVELPERSYGADCRIYMPENPTSRFKNVYETLFDEFVLAHILGWWGKAIMIRNQPLLWALSIGFELMEFTFRHMLPNFNECWWDSIILDVLICNWFGIWAGMHTVRYFDGKTYEWVGISRQPNIMSKVKRTLGQFTPAQWDKDEWNPFLGPLRFIQVLSLCIIFLTVELNTFFLKFCLWIPPRNPLIVYRLVLWWLIAIPTIREYNSYLQDRKPVKKVGAFCWLSLAICIVELLICVKFGKGLFPNSMPKWLVILWMCVGMWLVIFLGTWSWQLHRLMRRKLQ; translated from the exons ATGGAAGTTAACGGTCATCAGAAAGCCAAACGCAAGGATTTTGTTCCTCATCAAAATGGTGATGTGAATTCGTCGAGTATTGATCATGAGTTTGATCCATGGACTTCCTGGGCATACAAGCCGCATACCATTACATTTTTACTTATCGGTGCATGCTTTCTCGT ATGCGCAAGTGGGGTTCTTGATCCTGAAGGTAGTGCTGAAAACGATATTGTCACCTCTGTGAAAAG GGGTGTGTGGGCAATGATTGCCATGTTTCTCGCTTATTGCCTGTTACAAGCTCCTTCTAC TGCACTAACTCGGCCGCATCCTGCAATTTGGCGCCTTGTACATGGAATGTCTGTCATTTACCTCACTGCATTGACATTTTTGCTTTTCCAG AGGCGTGACGATGCTCGACATTTCATGAAATACCTGCATCCAGATCTAGGTGTCG AACTTCCCGAAAGATCCTATGGAGCTGATTGCCGAATTTATATGCCTGAAAATCCGACAAGCAGGTTTAAGAACGTTTAT GAAACACTTTTTGATGAGTTTGTTCTGGCTCATATCCTCGGATGGTGGGGAAAAGCTATAATGATTCGTAATCAGCCTCTTCTATGGGCACTTTCGATTGGATTTGAGTTAATGGAG TTTACGTTTAGACACATGTTACCAAATTTCAATGAATGCTGGTGGGACAGCATCATTCTTGATGTCTTAATCTGCAACTGgttcg GTATTTGGGCTGGAATGCACACTGTTCGGTATTTTGATGGTAAAACTTACGAGTGGGTTGGAATAAGCCGGCAGCCAAATATCATGAGCAAA GTGAAAAGAACACTTGGACAGTTTACACCTGCCCAGTGGGATAAAGATGAATGGAACCCTTTTCTTGGTCCATTGCGATTCATTCAAGTCCTTAGCCTCTGCATAATTTTCTTGACCGTAGAGCTTAATACATTCTTCTTGAAGTTCTGTCTTTGGATTCCTCCTCGAAACCCCCTCATTGTATACAGGCTAGTTTTGTGGTGGCTCATTGCTATACCAACAATCCGCGAGTATAATTCTTACCTACAAGACAG GAAACCGGTGAAGAAAGTGGGAGCATTCTGCTGGCTCTCGCTTGCTATATGCATAGTGGAACTCCTCATTTGTGTCAAGTTCGGAAAAG GATTGTTTCCTAATTCCATGCCAAAATGGTTGGTTATACTTTGGATGTGTGTTGGGATGTGGCTTGTGATATTCTTGGGTACATGGTCATGGCAACTACACAGATTGATGAGGAGGAAGCTGCAATGa